Proteins encoded in a region of the Podarcis muralis chromosome 4, rPodMur119.hap1.1, whole genome shotgun sequence genome:
- the CCNA1 gene encoding cyclin-A1, which translates to MHCSNNGDEKAQDELWDALPAVAQPRTNQNLHQRAILGELTENGQCLRPSVQGANRLRGFSGSENVCPALTTGKNMMPVCVASKQGFVVYRDEVEGKNRYSCMAVEESSMCEVDTCTRRPNIHLLLSLSTGSPMLVDKSLQSQDEDLQCYKEDVMCAAEYAEDIHRYLREAEVKYRPRACYLRKQPDITSSMRAILVDWLVEVGEEYKLRTETVYLAVNYLDRFLSCMSVLRGKLQLVGTAAVLLAAKYEEIYPPEVKEFVYITDDTYTKKQLLKMEHLLLKVLAFDLTVPTINQFLFQYLQLHGVSIKTENFARYVAELSLLEADPFLKYLPSQMAAAAYCLANYTVNRHFWPDTLAAFTGYSLGEIVPCLSDLHKACLDAPHRPQQAIREKYKLAKYMQVSLLEPPAILPLL; encoded by the exons ATGCATTGCAGCAACAATGGTGATGAGAAGGCACAAGATGAGCTTTGGGATGCCCTGCCGGCTGTTGCACAGCCTCGAACCAATCAAAATCTCCACCAAAGAGCTATTCTGGGGGAGCTGACAGAAAATGGGCAGTGTTTGAGACCCTCTGTCCAG GGAGCAAACAGGCTGAGAGGCTTCTCTGGATCTGAAAATGTCTGTCCTGCTTTAACTACTGGCAAGAATATGATGCCAGTCTGCGTGGCGTCCAAGCAAGGTTTTGTTGTTTACAGAGATGAAGTGGAAGGGAAAAACAGGTACAGCTGTATGGCTGTGGAAGAATCCAGCATGTGTGAAGTTGATACCTGCACCCGAAGACCCAACATTCACCTGCTGCTGAGCTTGAGTACAG GCTCTCCGATGCTGGTGGATAAGTCGTTGCAGTCCCAAGATGAGGATCTTCAGTGTTATAAAGAGGACGTCATGTGTGCTGCggaatatgcagaagatattcaTCGCTACTTGAGAGAAGCTGAA GTGAAATACAGGCCCAGAGCATGCTACTTGAGGAAGCAGCCTGATATCACCTCGAGTATGCGTGCAATCTTGGTGGACTGGCTGGTAGAAGTCGGTGAAGAATATAAGCTTCGTACTGAAACGGTGTACCTTGCTGTGAACTACTTGGACCGCTTTCTCTCTTGCATGTCTGTCCTCAGAGGAAAGCTTCAGCTTGTGGGAACGGCGGCAGTTCTCCTAGCTGC gaaatatgaagaaatctatCCGCCAGAAGTCAAAGAATTTGTGTATATAACCGATGATACCTACACTAAAAAACAGCTGCTCAAAATGGAACACCTGCTCCTCAAAGTCCTTGCTTTTGACTTGACTGTTCCAACCATCAACCAGTTTCTCTTCCAGTATTTGCAACTTCATGGTGTCAGCATCAAGACAGAGAACTTTGCAAGG TATGTAGCAGAGCTGAGTCTCCTTGAAGCTGATCCATTCTTGAAGTACCTTCCCTCACAAATGGCAGCAGCTGCTTACTGTCTTGCAAACTACACCGTGAACAGGCATTTTTGG CCAGATACCCTTGCGGCCTTCACTGGCTACTCACTAGGTGAGATAGTGCCTTGCCTAAGCGACCTGCACAAAGCCTGCCTTGACGCTCCACATCGACCACAGCAAGCGataagggagaaatacaagctggcTAA GTACATGCAAGTATCCCTCCTGGAGCCCCCAGCCATTCTACCTCTGCTATGA